In Campylobacter sp. 2014D-0216, the following proteins share a genomic window:
- a CDS encoding flagellin A — translation MGFRINTNIGAMNAHANSTITARELDKSLGRLSSGLRINSAADDASGMAIADSLRSQAATLGQAINNGNDAIGILQTADKAMDEQLKILDTIKVKATQAAQDGQSAKTRNMLQADINRLMEELDNIANTTAFNGKQLLSGNFVNQEFQIGAQSNQTVKASIGPTQSSKIGVTRFETGSMSHSSGVAQLTIKNYNGVDDFKFQPVVISTSVGTGMGALAEEINRVADVTGVRANFIVETTGVGAIKGGITSDDFKINGVTIGKIEYQDSDQNGALISAINSVKDSTGVEASRDANGRLVLNSRDGRGIKIEGSMGPGAGILKDDYENYGRLSLVKNDGKDILISGSNLSTIGMGATDMISQASVSLRESKGRIDSNVADAMGFNAYKGGGKMIVTFSSVSAFMGSSGSGMSQGSGFSVGSGKDMSKVYNSTEALAFVTAFSAAFGVSPGNGVSQFANFAASTNIAANDQAPGVTTLKGAMAMMDIVETATANLDAIRADIGAVQNQITATLNNISVTQVNIKSAESTIRDVDFAAESANFSKYNILAQSGSYAMSQANAVQQNVLKLLQ, via the coding sequence ATGGGTTTTAGAATAAACACCAACATAGGTGCAATGAATGCACATGCAAATTCAACAATCACAGCAAGAGAGTTGGATAAATCTTTAGGTAGACTGAGTTCAGGTCTTAGAATCAACTCTGCAGCTGATGATGCTTCAGGGATGGCGATTGCTGATAGCTTAAGATCACAAGCTGCGACTTTAGGCCAAGCGATTAACAATGGTAACGATGCGATAGGTATTTTACAAACAGCTGATAAAGCTATGGATGAGCAGCTTAAGATCTTAGATACCATCAAAGTAAAAGCAACACAAGCAGCGCAAGATGGACAAAGTGCTAAAACAAGAAACATGCTTCAAGCTGACATCAACCGCTTGATGGAAGAGCTTGATAACATCGCAAATACTACCGCATTTAACGGTAAACAACTCTTAAGTGGAAATTTTGTCAATCAAGAATTCCAAATCGGCGCTCAATCAAATCAAACAGTAAAAGCAAGCATAGGCCCAACCCAATCAAGTAAAATCGGCGTAACAAGATTTGAAACAGGTTCTATGTCACATAGTAGTGGCGTAGCTCAACTTACCATTAAAAACTATAATGGCGTGGATGATTTTAAATTCCAACCCGTGGTGATTTCTACTTCAGTTGGTACCGGTATGGGTGCTTTAGCTGAAGAGATCAACAGAGTAGCAGATGTAACCGGCGTAAGAGCAAATTTTATAGTGGAAACAACAGGTGTTGGAGCGATTAAGGGTGGTATCACAAGCGATGATTTTAAAATTAATGGTGTGACTATAGGCAAGATCGAGTATCAAGATAGTGATCAAAATGGAGCTTTAATCTCAGCAATTAACTCAGTGAAAGATAGCACAGGCGTAGAAGCTTCAAGAGATGCCAATGGTAGATTAGTACTGAACTCAAGAGATGGTAGAGGGATTAAAATCGAAGGTAGTATGGGGCCAGGTGCGGGTATTTTAAAAGATGATTATGAAAACTATGGACGTTTATCTTTAGTAAAAAATGATGGTAAAGATATTTTGATCTCAGGTTCCAACCTTTCTACTATAGGTATGGGTGCTACAGATATGATCTCTCAAGCTTCGGTATCGCTAAGAGAATCTAAAGGAAGAATTGACTCTAATGTAGCTGATGCTATGGGCTTTAATGCTTATAAAGGTGGTGGTAAGATGATAGTTACTTTCTCTTCTGTTTCTGCTTTTATGGGTTCAAGTGGTAGTGGTATGAGCCAAGGTAGTGGTTTTTCTGTGGGTAGTGGTAAAGATATGTCAAAGGTGTATAACTCCACTGAAGCACTAGCTTTTGTTACAGCTTTCTCAGCTGCCTTTGGGGTAAGTCCTGGTAATGGGGTTTCTCAGTTTGCTAATTTTGCTGCATCGACAAATATAGCTGCAAATGATCAGGCTCCAGGAGTTACTACGCTCAAAGGTGCGATGGCTATGATGGATATAGTAGAAACTGCAACGGCAAACCTAGATGCCATTAGGGCGGATATCGGTGCGGTGCAAAATCAAATCACAGCTACGCTTAATAACATCAGCGTAACTCAAGTAAACATTAAATCAGCTGAATCTACCATCAGAGATGTAGACTTTGCAGCCGAGAGTGCAAATTTCTCAAAGTATAACATCCTAGCTCAAAGTGGATCTTATGCGATGAGTCAAGCTAATGCTGTGCAACAAAATGTTCTAAAACTCTTACAATAA
- a CDS encoding motility associated factor glycosyltransferase family protein: protein MKTEIYKKNIKALGGDAYQSLKRKLGRIKETKDYLYVFDKDPLNCNICYKNQKNIYINPLDELKEKLEFFNKNYTRYPYLFFYGLGNGIFYKSLLANKTHKRVIVYERDLELIFLVLNMVDFSQELSSGRLILIHTKELNYAKADTLCSFLDLFLKTYDLHIHSHFYEDHKEEIRYISDLNFKVIKSIALRRGNDPIDAMQGIEQFVLNLPKMLTHPSFKELKQKRSNKSQNAILVATGPSLKKQLPLLKKYSKNATIFCADSAYPILAKEGIKPDYVCMLERDDVVSKCFDNDFGDFDKDITFILVSLVYKDSIEFLEKNKRKYILVSRSLPFAYSLGLHDYGYVGGGMSVAHLNYELALLLGHKNIILIGQDLAYSEKGDSHTEGFIHSAYHEGDYEKDKDKFKVLAYGGKGYAQSSEVWVLFKQVFENLIHKQNGVKIYNATEGGARIEGTIEKPFKELCENLLKEDLKKPFPKLQNPKRKDSEELMLQAYKQIKQNIKTSQAFLKECKKLHKELYHKGKIRHTLHELNEKIDKLKEKLESKKHIFLREVISPSLFHLESTFSKIYVHAMHNESDKQNKLVAWIEAHKAWLEDITELTLVQEKALKIAIIPLQDVLEKRKLI, encoded by the coding sequence ATGAAAACAGAAATTTATAAAAAAAATATCAAGGCACTAGGGGGAGATGCATACCAAAGTCTAAAACGTAAACTAGGAAGGATTAAAGAAACAAAAGACTATCTTTATGTATTTGACAAAGATCCTTTAAATTGCAATATCTGTTATAAAAATCAAAAAAATATCTATATCAATCCTTTAGATGAACTCAAAGAAAAACTAGAATTTTTTAACAAAAACTATACTCGTTACCCTTATTTGTTTTTTTATGGTTTGGGCAATGGAATTTTTTATAAAAGCTTACTTGCAAATAAAACTCATAAAAGAGTTATTGTATACGAAAGAGATTTAGAGCTTATATTTTTAGTTTTGAATATGGTTGATTTCTCTCAAGAACTCTCATCGGGAAGGTTGATTTTAATTCATACTAAAGAACTAAATTATGCAAAAGCTGATACTCTTTGTAGTTTTTTAGATCTTTTTTTAAAAACTTACGATTTACACATTCATTCACATTTTTATGAAGATCATAAAGAAGAAATCAGATACATCAGTGATTTAAATTTTAAAGTAATAAAAAGCATTGCACTAAGAAGAGGAAATGATCCTATTGATGCAATGCAAGGCATTGAACAATTTGTCTTAAACTTACCTAAAATGCTAACCCACCCAAGCTTTAAAGAGCTTAAGCAAAAAAGAAGCAATAAAAGCCAAAATGCCATCTTGGTAGCCACTGGACCTTCTTTAAAAAAACAACTTCCTTTACTTAAAAAATATAGCAAAAATGCAACTATATTTTGCGCTGATAGTGCCTACCCTATCTTAGCAAAAGAAGGGATCAAGCCTGATTATGTTTGTATGCTAGAAAGAGATGATGTGGTATCTAAATGTTTTGATAATGACTTTGGAGATTTTGATAAAGATATCACTTTTATTTTGGTATCTTTGGTATATAAAGATAGTATTGAATTTTTAGAGAAAAATAAACGCAAATACATTTTAGTTTCTAGATCTCTACCTTTTGCTTACTCTTTGGGTTTGCATGATTATGGCTATGTTGGTGGTGGTATGAGCGTAGCGCACTTAAACTATGAACTAGCGCTTTTACTAGGACATAAAAATATCATTTTAATCGGTCAAGATTTAGCCTATAGCGAAAAAGGCGACTCACATACTGAAGGTTTCATCCATAGTGCTTATCATGAAGGAGATTATGAAAAAGATAAGGATAAATTTAAAGTTCTTGCTTATGGTGGAAAAGGCTATGCGCAAAGCTCAGAAGTTTGGGTTTTATTTAAACAAGTTTTTGAAAATTTAATCCACAAACAAAATGGTGTAAAAATTTATAATGCTACTGAAGGTGGAGCAAGGATAGAAGGTACCATAGAAAAACCTTTTAAAGAATTATGTGAAAATTTACTCAAAGAAGATCTTAAAAAACCTTTTCCAAAACTACAAAACCCAAAACGCAAAGATAGCGAAGAGCTTATGCTACAAGCTTATAAACAAATTAAGCAAAATATCAAAACTAGTCAAGCTTTTTTAAAAGAGTGTAAAAAACTCCACAAAGAACTCTACCATAAAGGTAAAATTCGCCACACTCTTCATGAGCTAAATGAAAAAATCGATAAATTAAAAGAAAAACTTGAAAGCAAAAAACATATCTTTTTAAGAGAGGTAATTAGCCCTTCATTGTTTCACTTAGAAAGTACTTTTTCTAAAATTTACGTTCATGCTATGCATAATGAAAGCGACAAACAAAATAAACTAGTTGCATGGATTGAAGCACACAAAGCATGGCTTGAAGACATCACAGAACTTACCTTAGTGCAAGAAAAAGCTTTAAAAATAGCCATCATACCTTTGCAAGATGTTTTAGAAAAAAGAAAATTGATATAA
- a CDS encoding motility associated factor glycosyltransferase family protein, with protein MNHELFEKNIQSLNPSFQQILKKSQKHHYQIIQGNDPLDINIKDEWGGVFYENPILELNNMLTKYNQMYKLYPVLYFYGFGNGILYKALLQNPNIKHIVVFEKNLSLIQFLFYHIDFSKELQEGRLIITQDNINTPMLLSLISKNPFREFIRTYFLEIHCKYYEKFQTDILNLNSVFLSCIKSIATIKGTDAKDTLQGIDQFLKNIPDMLSRPSFKEFINKRKQIQSNAIIVSTGPSLTKQLHLLKQYQNNAVIFCADSAYSILYEKGIKPDYVFMVERGEVTAEFFHNDFGDFDKNTTFILTSLVHPNAIKYLKQNNRQFVLISKETFEYYFALHSFGYVDLALSVAHLAFIIINLLKFENIIFIGQDLAYNNLGESHPKNYKYSANYESNLEKIQVLAYGGKSKVYTHIAWDTFRVNLEYLITQSKAKIYNATEGGARIEGATEESFEKLCKLLLSTPIDKNFIKLKQFPYYKKQEYLLKTYYKILTLQNDIYYYIDKYTKQLTFIAENHNDFEKVMFYLENLDLDDFEKNHAIKILLACFLDQLRFALAKIYVIIPTDEYTRMEKIKAWIFSHFEYFKLVITTLENLKYIIDKHQSLLNDILLENNLEKYKNLSQIKGKP; from the coding sequence ATGAATCATGAACTTTTTGAAAAAAATATACAGTCGCTAAACCCTTCTTTTCAACAAATTTTAAAAAAATCTCAAAAGCATCACTACCAAATAATACAAGGAAATGACCCTTTAGATATAAATATCAAAGATGAATGGGGGGGGGTATTTTATGAAAATCCCATTTTGGAACTTAACAATATGCTAACAAAATATAATCAAATGTATAAATTATATCCTGTTTTGTATTTTTATGGCTTTGGCAATGGAATTTTATATAAAGCATTGTTGCAAAACCCCAACATAAAACACATAGTAGTTTTTGAAAAAAACTTAAGTCTAATACAATTTTTGTTTTATCATATTGATTTTTCAAAAGAACTACAAGAAGGGAGATTAATCATCACTCAAGATAATATCAATACACCTATGCTACTTTCTTTGATCTCTAAAAACCCTTTTAGAGAATTTATTAGAACTTATTTTTTGGAAATTCACTGCAAGTATTATGAGAAATTTCAAACCGATATTTTGAATTTAAACAGCGTCTTTTTATCTTGTATAAAATCCATAGCAACCATAAAAGGAACAGATGCAAAAGATACGCTACAAGGCATAGATCAATTTTTAAAAAATATACCCGATATGCTTTCAAGGCCAAGTTTTAAGGAGTTTATAAACAAAAGAAAACAAATACAATCAAATGCGATTATAGTATCAACAGGACCATCTCTCACCAAACAACTCCATCTTTTAAAGCAATATCAAAACAATGCTGTTATTTTTTGCGCAGATAGTGCATATTCTATCTTGTATGAAAAAGGCATAAAACCTGACTATGTATTTATGGTAGAAAGAGGAGAGGTTACTGCGGAATTTTTTCATAATGATTTTGGAGATTTTGATAAAAATACAACTTTTATTCTGACATCATTAGTTCATCCAAATGCTATAAAATATTTAAAACAAAACAATAGACAATTCGTGCTCATTTCAAAAGAAACTTTTGAGTATTATTTCGCTTTGCATAGTTTTGGTTATGTTGATCTAGCGCTTTCCGTTGCTCATCTAGCTTTCATAATTATTAATTTATTAAAATTTGAAAACATTATTTTTATAGGTCAAGATTTGGCTTATAATAATCTAGGCGAATCTCATCCTAAAAACTACAAGTATAGTGCAAACTATGAAAGTAATCTAGAAAAAATTCAAGTGTTAGCATATGGAGGTAAAAGTAAAGTTTATACCCACATAGCTTGGGATACATTTAGAGTTAACCTAGAATATCTCATCACACAATCTAAAGCAAAAATTTACAATGCCACCGAAGGTGGAGCGAGGATAGAAGGAGCTACAGAAGAATCTTTTGAGAAACTTTGTAAGCTACTACTTTCAACACCTATTGATAAAAACTTTATAAAATTAAAACAATTTCCCTACTATAAAAAGCAAGAATATTTATTAAAAACTTATTATAAAATTTTAACCCTTCAAAATGATATTTATTATTATATCGATAAATACACCAAACAATTGACATTTATCGCAGAAAATCATAATGATTTTGAAAAAGTCATGTTTTATTTAGAAAATTTAGATTTAGATGATTTTGAAAAAAACCATGCCATTAAAATACTCTTGGCTTGTTTTTTAGACCAACTTCGTTTTGCTTTGGCAAAAATTTATGTCATTATACCCACAGATGAATATACGCGTATGGAAAAAATAAAAGCTTGGATATTTTCTCATTTTGAGTATTTTAAACTTGTGATTACCACGCTAGAAAATTTAAAATACATCATCGATAAACATCAGTCGCTTTTGAACGATATACTTTTAGAAAATAATCTAGAAAAATATAAAAATTTATCACAAATAAAAGGTAAGCCATGA
- a CDS encoding motility associated factor glycosyltransferase family protein: protein MNKELFLKNTQALFEVDQILAYELRKISQTTRFKLIDGKIFDQQNQIFLDENHLFDFDKFEFYPVLFFYGFGSGSFFFKLLENKHLKHIVIFEDELEILHLAFYLYDFSHFIKKEKLILFYPPHINTAQLNILFNYPNIKHTLKIFNFNFYNEFYTHFYLANAQKIMQILLNTIKTLMLAHGNDPKDALLGIKHNVINLEKIISHTPLKNLIKEKKAKAKNAIIVSTGPSLTKQLPLLKQYQDNVVIFSADSSYAILANAGIKPDYVFSLERVDFTSEFFNNDFKEIDQNILFIIASLTHPNTVKYLEKNNRNYMLVLRPLFFESKLGLNEYGFLGNGMSVANMAYELAGGLRFENIILIGQDLAYDDDGKSHPKEHLYGEQGDEEVVYKMIPAYGGKGEVKTQLTWYLFLKSFEKDIALARDILKIKTYNATEGGARIEGAIEKPFKELCETLLKEKIVKNNILAKPKNPQKKIKQCKERLSKLTRQSEIYINECKKAMQEKNLEKLEKLRLKLPKSDFFSDILQARCFQNECEVLKYKVEKDKNTDLFLMQQIDFFQEVILYLEEYNKTIKENLKA, encoded by the coding sequence ATGAACAAAGAATTGTTTTTAAAAAACACCCAAGCTTTATTTGAAGTGGACCAAATTTTAGCATATGAACTTAGAAAAATTTCCCAAACTACTCGTTTTAAGCTTATAGATGGTAAAATTTTTGATCAACAAAATCAAATTTTCTTAGATGAAAACCACCTATTTGATTTTGATAAGTTTGAGTTTTATCCTGTGCTATTTTTCTATGGTTTTGGTAGTGGAAGTTTTTTCTTTAAACTTTTAGAAAATAAACACCTCAAACATATTGTGATTTTCGAAGATGAATTAGAAATTTTACATCTTGCATTTTATCTATATGATTTTAGCCACTTTATCAAAAAAGAAAAACTGATTTTATTTTATCCTCCTCATATCAATACAGCACAATTAAATATTCTTTTTAATTATCCAAATATCAAACATACTTTGAAAATTTTTAATTTTAATTTTTATAATGAGTTTTATACCCACTTTTATCTAGCAAATGCTCAAAAAATCATGCAAATTTTACTCAACACCATCAAAACACTCATGCTAGCACATGGAAACGATCCAAAAGATGCTCTCTTAGGTATAAAACATAATGTAATCAATCTAGAAAAAATCATCTCTCACACACCACTAAAAAATCTTATAAAAGAAAAAAAAGCAAAAGCAAAGAACGCTATTATTGTTTCAACTGGACCATCTTTAACAAAACAACTTCCTTTGCTAAAGCAATACCAAGATAATGTCGTAATTTTTAGTGCCGATAGCTCTTATGCTATTTTAGCTAATGCTGGCATCAAGCCTGATTATGTTTTCTCTTTAGAAAGAGTTGACTTTACTAGTGAATTTTTTAACAATGATTTCAAAGAAATAGATCAAAATATCTTGTTTATCATCGCCTCTTTAACCCATCCTAATACAGTAAAATATCTAGAAAAAAACAACAGAAACTACATGCTTGTTTTAAGACCATTGTTTTTTGAAAGCAAGCTTGGTTTAAATGAATATGGCTTTTTAGGTAATGGTATGAGTGTTGCTAATATGGCTTATGAATTAGCCGGGGGGTTAAGATTTGAAAATATTATTTTAATCGGGCAAGATCTAGCTTATGATGATGATGGCAAATCCCACCCTAAAGAACATTTATATGGTGAACAAGGCGATGAAGAAGTTGTTTATAAGATGATTCCTGCTTATGGAGGAAAGGGTGAAGTAAAAACACAACTTACTTGGTATTTATTTTTAAAAAGTTTCGAAAAAGACATCGCCTTAGCAAGAGATATCTTAAAAATCAAAACCTACAACGCCACTGAAGGTGGAGCAAGGATAGAAGGAGCTATAGAAAAGCCTTTTAAAGAACTATGCGAAACACTACTAAAAGAAAAAATTGTTAAAAACAACATCTTAGCAAAACCTAAAAACCCACAAAAAAAAATCAAGCAGTGCAAAGAAAGACTTAGTAAACTTACAAGACAAAGCGAAATTTACATCAACGAATGTAAAAAAGCTATGCAAGAAAAAAATTTAGAAAAACTAGAAAAACTAAGGCTGAAACTACCTAAAAGTGATTTTTTTTCAGATATTTTGCAAGCTAGGTGTTTTCAAAATGAATGTGAAGTCTTAAAATATAAGGTCGAAAAAGACAAAAATACTGATTTGTTTTTAATGCAACAAATTGACTTTTTCCAAGAAGTTATACTATACCTAGAAGAATACAACAAAACCATAAAAGAAAATTTAAAGGCATAA
- a CDS encoding motility associated factor glycosyltransferase family protein, producing MNKSVFEKNIQALQNTKLKEKLLHFKQRNFQILQGSDPLDINFIHDGGGYTLYNNSLSELNEKLNIYNDQYLLYPVLYFYGFGNGILYKALLQNKNRQKIVVFEKELEFIYLSFHVLDFSDILENNALIILDASNLQAVDFQMLCSTSPFFNFLRVYFLDLHCDYYERYQEDILTTNQNMQKYIKQTILTKGNSSQDALMGIENYIYNLPDIISNFSFKELLLKRKNSSKYAIIVSTGPSLIKQLPLLKQYADKASIFCADSAYPILAKHNIKPDYVLSLERVDFTSEFFNNDFGDFDKDIVFVLKSLVHPNTFKYLKKTQQPHIGTISDVRPFAYHLALKDFGYMEMGSSVATMAYILALKLEHKNIIFIGQDLAYAKDGSSHPTEYHYGKYDTYNPQEIDYSLTTISYRGTHYVKTSETWMLFKTQLENIILNSKQHTSTYNATEGGARIEGAIEKPFKQICEELLAKEPQKHFAKLEKLNSTKQIELMLKSFHKTHKAIKICEYLEKECAFMSNTLNFLSNDENNFKNIIKQLDVFKEKINNVMFTKELIDPLNTQFELNLARIYVLNPKTHEDVFNKNYLWIKEHLEWITTINNHIKALKSTLEKNIKNLELKLEENKLTRQINKIKNTKPLVTIF from the coding sequence ATGAATAAAAGTGTATTTGAAAAAAATATCCAAGCATTGCAAAATACAAAACTAAAAGAAAAACTACTTCATTTTAAACAAAGAAATTTCCAAATTCTCCAAGGAAGCGATCCTTTGGATATTAATTTTATTCATGATGGGGGGGGGTATACACTATATAACAATAGCTTAAGTGAATTAAATGAAAAATTGAATATATACAATGATCAATATCTACTATACCCTGTACTTTATTTTTACGGCTTTGGAAATGGAATTTTATATAAAGCTTTATTACAGAACAAAAATAGACAAAAAATTGTTGTTTTTGAGAAAGAATTGGAATTTATTTATCTGAGTTTTCACGTGCTAGATTTTAGCGATATATTAGAAAACAATGCTTTAATTATCTTAGATGCTTCAAACCTCCAAGCAGTTGATTTTCAAATGCTTTGCTCCACTAGTCCTTTTTTTAATTTTTTACGTGTATATTTTTTGGATTTACATTGTGATTACTATGAAAGATATCAAGAAGATATTTTAACAACCAACCAAAATATGCAAAAATATATTAAACAAACCATTCTTACAAAAGGAAATTCATCCCAAGATGCATTAATGGGGATTGAAAATTACATTTATAATCTTCCTGATATTATTTCTAATTTTTCTTTTAAAGAATTACTACTAAAAAGAAAAAACAGCTCTAAATACGCCATCATAGTATCAACTGGCCCATCTTTAATCAAACAACTTCCCTTATTAAAACAATATGCTGATAAAGCTAGCATATTTTGCGCTGATAGTGCATACCCCATCCTAGCAAAACATAATATAAAACCTGACTATGTTTTATCTTTAGAAAGAGTTGATTTTACTAGTGAATTTTTTAATAATGACTTTGGGGATTTTGACAAAGATATTGTTTTTGTTTTAAAATCCTTAGTGCATCCTAACACTTTTAAGTATCTCAAAAAAACACAACAACCACATATTGGAACAATATCAGACGTTCGTCCATTTGCATACCATTTAGCTTTAAAAGATTTTGGATATATGGAAATGGGAAGTAGTGTGGCTACGATGGCTTATATTTTAGCATTAAAACTAGAACACAAAAACATCATCTTTATAGGACAAGATCTAGCTTATGCTAAAGATGGATCATCTCATCCTACGGAGTATCACTACGGAAAATATGATACTTATAATCCTCAAGAAATTGACTATAGTTTAACAACCATAAGCTACAGAGGAACTCATTATGTCAAAACAAGTGAAACTTGGATGCTTTTTAAAACCCAACTTGAAAATATCATCTTAAATTCTAAACAACACACCTCAACCTACAACGCCACTGAAGGCGGAGCAAGGATAGAAGGAGCTATAGAAAAGCCTTTTAAACAAATATGCGAAGAATTGCTAGCAAAAGAACCGCAAAAGCACTTTGCTAAACTTGAAAAACTTAACTCCACAAAGCAGATAGAACTCATGCTAAAATCTTTTCATAAAACCCACAAAGCGATAAAAATTTGCGAATATTTAGAAAAAGAATGTGCTTTTATGTCCAACACTTTGAATTTTTTAAGCAATGATGAGAATAATTTTAAAAACATCATAAAACAACTAGATGTTTTTAAAGAAAAAATCAACAATGTTATGTTTACAAAAGAGCTTATAGACCCATTAAATACTCAATTTGAACTCAATCTTGCTAGAATTTATGTGTTAAATCCCAAAACTCATGAAGATGTATTTAACAAAAACTATCTTTGGATCAAAGAGCATTTAGAGTGGATCACCACAATAAACAACCATATAAAAGCACTAAAAAGCACTTTAGAAAAAAATATAAAAAATTTAGAGTTAAAACTAGAAGAAAATAAACTAACTCGGCAAATCAACAAGATCAAAAACACCAAGCCACTAGTCACAATATTCTAA
- the pseI gene encoding pseudaminic acid synthase has protein sequence MFIGNFDLNQRVFIIAELSANHASSLDIALKTIQAAKKAGADAIKIQTYTPDSLTLNSNKKDFTIEGGLWHGRKLYELYEEAKTPYQWHEKLFECAKNEGLICFSSPFSKQDVEFLRQFNPPAYKIASFEVNDYDFVRFVAKEKKPTLVSTGIAYEEELEMIAKIFQEENNPDLILLKCTSAYPSQICDLNLNAIKTLQEKFKTTVGLSDHSEGFLAPALAVALGARVIEKHFILDKTLNSADAKFSLDFEAFKQMCDMVRKSEQALGDVSLAMDEKTLKNRHFARSLYASKDIKKGEIFTLENVKSVRPSLGLHPKFLPIILGKKANCDIEFGTALEQKHFKG, from the coding sequence ATGTTTATAGGAAATTTTGATCTAAACCAACGAGTTTTCATCATCGCAGAACTTTCAGCTAATCACGCAAGCAGTCTTGATATAGCTTTAAAAACCATACAAGCGGCTAAAAAAGCGGGTGCTGATGCTATAAAAATACAAACCTATACACCAGATAGCTTGACACTAAATTCCAATAAAAAAGATTTCACCATAGAAGGTGGTTTGTGGCATGGAAGAAAACTATATGAATTATACGAAGAAGCTAAAACTCCCTACCAATGGCATGAAAAACTTTTTGAGTGCGCTAAAAATGAAGGTTTAATCTGCTTTTCTAGTCCTTTTTCTAAACAAGATGTAGAATTTTTAAGACAATTTAATCCGCCTGCTTATAAAATCGCATCTTTTGAAGTCAATGATTATGACTTTGTGCGATTTGTTGCAAAAGAAAAAAAACCGACTTTGGTTTCTACTGGTATTGCTTATGAAGAAGAACTTGAAATGATCGCTAAAATTTTTCAAGAAGAAAACAACCCTGATCTAATCTTGCTTAAATGCACTTCAGCTTATCCTTCTCAAATATGCGATCTAAATTTAAATGCCATAAAAACTTTACAAGAAAAATTTAAAACCACAGTAGGCCTAAGCGATCATAGCGAGGGTTTTTTAGCGCCTGCTTTAGCCGTAGCCCTTGGAGCAAGAGTGATAGAAAAACACTTTATACTAGATAAAACCTTAAATAGTGCCGATGCGAAATTTAGTCTTGATTTTGAAGCATTTAAACAAATGTGTGACATGGTGAGAAAAAGCGAACAAGCACTAGGCGATGTTAGTTTAGCGATGGATGAAAAAACCTTAAAAAACCGTCATTTTGCAAGAAGCTTATATGCTAGCAAAGATATCAAAAAAGGTGAAATTTTTACACTAGAAAATGTAAAAAGCGTAAGACCAAGCCTAGGTTTACATCCTAAGTTTTTGCCTATCATACTTGGTAAAAAAGCCAATTGTGATATAGAATTTGGCACAGCATTAGAACAAAAGCATTTTAAAGGATAA
- a CDS encoding chemotaxis protein CheX: MTKTLEYSIHHFCEHILKLKISPTSIIRGELYGASIPLYFKEEEYSFYLFFQKKALNEIAHFLLHEELKEDDLADLLKEVANQIVGYAKKLLNDTNGKDEYRLGVPEYLGRIDGFSKIKLKEKFTYEMKNARFRIGYKKL; the protein is encoded by the coding sequence ATGACTAAAACACTTGAGTATTCAATTCACCATTTTTGTGAGCATATTTTAAAATTAAAAATTTCACCAACAAGCATTATTCGCGGTGAGCTTTATGGAGCTTCTATACCTTTGTATTTTAAAGAAGAGGAGTATAGCTTTTATTTGTTTTTTCAGAAAAAAGCTTTAAATGAGATCGCACATTTTTTATTGCATGAAGAATTAAAAGAAGATGATTTGGCAGATTTATTAAAAGAAGTAGCAAATCAAATCGTAGGTTATGCGAAAAAATTACTCAATGACACGAATGGAAAAGATGAGTATCGTTTGGGTGTTCCTGAGTATTTAGGGCGTATTGATGGTTTTTCAAAAATTAAGTTAAAAGAAAAATTTACTTATGAGATGAAAAATGCTCGTTTTAGAATAGGCTATAAAAAACTATGA